Proteins encoded within one genomic window of Arachis ipaensis cultivar K30076 chromosome B08, Araip1.1, whole genome shotgun sequence:
- the LOC107613993 gene encoding 60S ribosomal protein L28-1, with translation MTTVPGQLVWEIVKKNNCFLVKEFGRGTQSVEFSREANNLYNLNSFKYSGLANKKTVTIQPAGKDQAVLLATTKTKKQNKPAALLHKSIMKKEFPRMAKAVKKQVAANYYRPDLTKAALARLSAVNRSLRVAKSGVKKRNRQAVKVHGRK, from the exons atgaCCACCGTACCGGGACAGCTGGTTTGGGAGATCGTGAAGAAGAACAACTGTTTCTTGGTTAAGGAGTTTGGAAGGGGCACTCAGAGCGTTGAGTTCAGCAGAGAAGCCAACAATCTCTACAATCTCAACTCCTTCAAGTACTCTG GTTTGGCAAACAAGAAAACTGTTACTATTCAGCCAGCTGGAAAAGATCAGGCTGTGTTGCTTGCTACAACAAAGACAAAGAAGCAAAACAAGCCGGCTGCATTGCTTCATAAATCTATCATGAAGAAGGAGTTTCCTAGAATGGCAAAAGCAGTGAAAAAACAG GTTGCAGCTAACTACTACAGGCCTGATCTCACCAAGGCAGCTCTTGCAAGGTTGAGTGCTGTGAATAGGAGCCTCAGGGTTGCAAAGTCTGGTGTCAAGAAGAGAAACAGACAGGCTGTTAAGGTCCATGGCAGGAAGTGA
- the LOC107613327 gene encoding uncharacterized protein At1g51745, whose amino-acid sequence MGSCSAGEANTNGIDASEGALVWVRRRNGSWWPGRIMGLHELSQSCLVSPRSGTPVKLLGRQDASVDWYNLEKSKRVKAFRCGEYDECIEKAKASAANSNKKAVKYARREDAIIHALELESARVGKEPLVFCSRTGKFVNENGVSGGDSLVVSHSADGNEDISDDDGNSNSAPELSQSGISFEEPNQNDSTKMQSMPGRRRRTPNDSEDDGMEGVKRMRGLEDLGVGVVSKRKVPSTSMPEMLQQDSTAHNSSNTGSYLVNGTIFNGVKGQYSSLKRKRSQVTNAQESLKRKNRRRQLTKVLESTAMVSVPVTCDQLPTSSSSLICTVTDGKNSRLDSNDLKKSSLQAINNSNSNEAGCENGSSLNIHDQGCEASEISDMVKKEAPGTSHKFIRDVGNEKHTADLSPALVSCSSGKPQDGVLAQQSFQVCQSEAPSLRNGSHRIEKGSSKWQSKGKRNLRNKSKNRKGVPRKHVNMDNEASISGMPNSDGVSQGAGPKVEASILGGTSASCNLTTQRCKQVAEGEVDEFQDLGKHNMGATEMKVLPDGSLTPQRSLPRRQCRFTLNSKYQTADFPGRDHSSDASLFDVKLEVKSSYRPQHVPLISLASKLNGKAFIGHPLTVEVLDNGHCDTLLSGIRHDPEDREGYCMVRPNSTTKRRPSKNLSRFRKPSKTKKPSLLNKKIRRLSSLTGHRQSEGQRKPMADKAKGPVISCIPLKVVFSRINEAVSSQARSAHHGSLPPSDP is encoded by the exons ATGGGAAGCTGCTCAGCAGGGGAGGCCAATACGAACGGAATCGATGCGTCGGAGGGTGCGTTGGTGTGGGTCCGGCGCCGGAACGGGTCGTGGTGGCCCGGCCGGATAATGGGTCTCCATGAATTATCTCAGAGTTGCTTGGTTTCTCCCAGATCAGGTACTCCAGTTAAGCTCTTGGGTCGTCAAGACGCAAGCGT GGACTGGTATAACCTTGAGAAGTCTAAGCGGGTGAAGGCATTTCGTTGTGGAGAGTATGATGAGTGCATCGAGAAGGCGAAGGCATCTGCTGCTAATTCGAATAAGAAGGCGGTGAAGTATGCTCGCAGGGAGGATGCTATTATTCATGCTCTTGAGCTAGAAAGTGCTCGTGTTGGCAAGGAGCCGTTAGTTTTCTGCTCTAGAACTGGTAAGTTTGTCAATGAAAATGGGGTGTCAGGTGGAGATTCGCTAGTCGTGTCTCATTCTGCTGATGGCAATGAGGATATATCTGACGATGATGGCAATTCTAATTCGGCTCCAGAGTTGTCTCAATCTGGCATATCTTTTGAAGAGCCAAACCAAAATGATTCTACCAAGATGCAGTCTATGCCAGGCCGGAGACGTAGAACTCCTAAtgactcagaagatgatggaatgGAAGGAGTCAAGCGAATGAGAGGTCTTGAGGACTTGGGTGTTGGTGTTGTGTCAAAGAGAAAGGTTCCCAGTACAAGTATGCCTGAGATGCTTCAGCAAGATAGTACAGCACACAATAGTTCAAACACAGGGAGCTACCTGGTAAATGGGACTATTTTTAATGGTGTTAAGGGTCAATATTCATCGTTGAAGCGAAAGAGATCACAGGTAACAAATGCTCAAGAATCATTGAAAAGGAAAAATCGACGCCGGCAGCTGACAAAAGTTTTGGAGAGTACAGCCATGGTGTCAGTTCCAGTAACTTGTGATCAGCTTCCTACTTCAAGCAGTTCTCTGATTTGTACGGTGACTGATGGCAAGAATTCAAGATTAGATTCCAATGACTTAAAGAAAAGCTCTCTACAGGCTATTAATAATTCCAATAGTAATGAGGCTGGTTGTGAGAATGGTTCTTCATTAAATATTCATGACCAAGGTTGTGAAGCTTCTGAAATCAGTGATATGGTGAAGAAGGAGGCTCCTGGCACATCTCATAAATTCATTAGGGATGTAGGGAATGAGAAACACACTGCAG ATTTGTCACCCGCACTTGTTTCTTGTTCATCTGGAAAGCCTCAAGATGGTGTGTTGGCACAACAATCCTTTCAAGTATGTCAATCTGAAGCTCCATCACTGAGAAATGGCAGTCATAGAATAGAGAAAGGTAGTTCAAAGTGGCAGTCAAAAGGAAAGAGGAatctaagaaataaaagtaaaaatagaaaaGGAGTTCCAAGAAAACATGTTAACATGGATAATGAAGCGAGTATCTCAGGTATGCCAAACTCTGATGGAGTCTCTCAGGGTGCTGGTCCAAAAGTTGAAGCGAGTATCTTAGGTGGTACTAGTGCTTCATGTAATTTGACCACTCAAAGATGTAAACAAGTTGCAGAAGGCGAAGTAGATGAATTTCAGGACTTGGGAAAGCATAATATGGGGGCAACAGAGATGAAAGTATTGCCTGATGGATCGCTCACACCTCAGAGATCACTTCCTCGTCGCCAATGCCGTTTTACTTTAAACTCCAAATATCAAACGGCAGATTTTCCGGGAAGGGATCATTCTTCTGATGCTTCATTATTTGATGTTAAGCTAGAAGTTAAATCCAGCTACCGGCCACAGCATGTTCCTTTGATTTCTCTTGCAAGTAAACTAAATGGCAAAGCATTCATAGGACATCCTCTGACAGTTGAGGTTTTGGACAATGGTCATTGTGATACACTGTTGAGTGGCATCCGACACGACCCAGAGGATCGTGAGGGTTATTGTATGGTCAGGCCAAACTCCACGACCAAAAGAAGACCTTCCAAGAATTTGTCCAGATTTAGAAAACCTTCCAAAACGAAGAAACCCAGTCTGTTAAATAAAAAGATTCGGAGACTGTCGTCACTTACTGGCCACCGGCAATCCGAAGGACAGCGAAAACCAATGGCGGATAAGGCCAAGGGTCCTGTCATATCATGTATTCCTCTTAAGGTAGTATTCAGTCGGATAAATGAAGCAGTGAGTAGTCAGGCACGGTCCGCGCACCATGGTTCATTACCACCATCCGACCCTTGA
- the LOC107613330 gene encoding NADP-specific glutamate dehydrogenase isoform X1, with translation MLLPSSGFGMNSAMDDINLIQQAQRHHLVVREIGEEIDLEIGPGDDDPSFGNTTLIGGPPRESSTEEQGETKQMEMVSPLPGDAQDMSKTQPGKRKKKVVKRWREEWADTYKWAYVDMKDGTARIFCSVCREYGRKHRRNPYGNEGSRNMQMSALEEHNNSLLHKEALRLQMASKEKITTDKPIYVKALISKTAGSILEATLKRDPHEAEFIQAVQEAVHALERVIAKNSHYIRIMERLVEPERMIVFRVPWVDDRGETHVNRGFRVQFNQSMGPCRGGIRFHPSMNLSITKFLGFSQTLKNALSPYKLGGAAGGSDFDPKGKSDNEIMRFCQSFMSEMYRYLGPDKDLPSEEIGVGTREMGYLFGQYRRLAGHFQGSFTGPRIFWSGASLRTEATGYGLVFFAQLILADMNKELKGLRCVVSGSGKIAMHVLEKLIAYGALPITVSDSRGYLVDEEGFDYMKIALLRDIKAQQRSLRDYSKTYARSKYYDEAKPWNERCDVAFACASQNEIEQSDAINLVNAGCRLLVEGSNMPCTPEAADFLKKASVLIAPAMAAGTGGVVAGELELNHECSLMHWSPEDFESKLQEAMKQTYQRSMKAAADFGYQKENPEALVHGAVISSFLTIAQAMTDQGCV, from the exons ATGTTGCTGCCCAGCAGTGGATTCGGTATGAATTCAGCGATGGACGATATTAATTTGATTCAGCAAGCTCAGAGGCATCACTTGGTTGTAAGGGAGATTGGTGAAGAGATTGATCTAGAAATTGGACCCGGAGACGATGATCCTTCATTTGGTAACACTACACTAATTGGTGGCCCACCACGGGAATCTTCCACTGAAGAGCAGGGGGAGACGAAGCAGATGGAGATGGTTTCTCCGCTCCCTGGTGATGCTCAGGATATGTCGAAGACCCAACctgggaagaggaagaagaaagttGTTAAAAGATGGAGAGAGGAATGGGCAGACACCTACAAATGGGCTTATGTTGATATGAAAGATGGTACGGCTAGGATTTTTTGCTCTGTCTGCCGGGAGTATGGCAGGAAGCATAGAAGAAACCCTTATGGGAATGAGGGCAGTCGTAATATGCAGATGAGTGCTCTAGAGGAACACAATAATAGTTTGCTTCACAAAGAGGCTCTTCGTCTTCAAATGGCCTCTAAGGAGAAAATTACCACTGACAAGCCTATTTATGTAAAAG CTCTTATTTCGAAAACAGCTGGATCAATTCTCGAGGCTACACTAAAAAGGGATCCCCATGAGGCTGAGTTCATTCAGGCAGTTCAGGAAGCAGTTCATGCTCTAGAGAGAGTCATAGCGAAAAATTCTCA CTATATCAGGATCATGGAGCGCTTGGTGGAACCTGAACGTATGATTGTTTTCCGAGTACCGTGGGTGGATGATAGGGGTGAGACACATGTTAATCGGGGTTTTCGGGTACAATTCAACCAGTCAATGGGTCCATGTAGGGGTGGTATTCGTTTTCATCCATCAATGAATTTAAGCATTACCAAGTTTCTTGGTTTTTCACAG ACTTTAAAAAATGCATTATCGCCTTACAAATTGGGAGGAGCAGCAGGTGGAAGTGATTTTGATCCAAAAGGAAAAAGTGATAATGAG ATCATGCGATTTTGTCAAAGTTTCATGAGTGAGATGTATCGGTACTTGGGTCCTGACAAG GACCTTCCATCAGAGGAGATTGGCGTTGGTACTAGAGAAATGGGATATCTTTTTGGACAATATAGACGTCTAGCTGGTCATTTTCAA GGAAGTTTTACAGGACCAAGGATATTTTGGTCTGGAGCCAGTCTTCGAACTGAAGCTACTGGTTATGGCCTG GTTTTCTTTGCACAGCTCATACTTGCCGATATGAATAAAGAACTCAAAGGATTAAG ATGTGTTGTGAGTGGTTCTGGAAAGATTGCAATGCACGTTTTGGAGAAACTGATTGCTTATGGTGCCCTTCCTATCACAGTCTCAG ATTCAAGGGGATATTTGGTTGATGAAGAAGGATTTGACTACATGAAAATAGCATTATTGAGAGACATCAAAGCTCAACAAAGAAGTTTGAG AGACTATTCAAAGACCTATGCTCGGTCCAAATATTATGACGAAGCAAAACCCTGGAATGAAAGGTGTGATGTTGCATTTGCTTGTGCTTCGCAGAATGAAATTGAACAATCTGATGCCATTAATTTGGTTAATGCAGGTTGTCGTCTACTAGTCGaag GTTCCAACATGCCCTGTACTCCTGAGGCAGCTGACTTCCTAAAGAAAGCTAGTGTTCTCATTGCTCCTGCAATGGCTGCTGGCACTGGAGGG GTTGTGGCTGGAGAGCTTGAACTGAATCATGAATGCAGTTTGATGCACTGGTCGCCAGAGGATTTCGAATCTAAATTGCAG GAAGCAATGAAGCAGACTTATCAGAGGTCCATGAAAGCAGCAGCTGATTTTGGTTATCAAAAAGAAAATCCAGA GGCTTTGGTACATGGAGCAGTGATCTCATCCTTTCTGACCATTGCTCAAGCTATGACTGATCAAGGTTGTGTATAG
- the LOC107613330 gene encoding NADP-specific glutamate dehydrogenase isoform X2: MLLPSSGFGMNSAMDDINLIQQAQRHHLVVREIGEEIDLEIGPGDDDPSFGNTTLIGGPPRESSTEEQGETKQMEMVSPLPGDAQDMSKTQPGKRKKKVVKRWREEWADTYKWAYVDMKDGTARIFCSVCREYGRKHRRNPYGNEGSRNMQMSALEEHNNSLLHKEALRLQMASKEKITTDKPIYVKAGSILEATLKRDPHEAEFIQAVQEAVHALERVIAKNSHYIRIMERLVEPERMIVFRVPWVDDRGETHVNRGFRVQFNQSMGPCRGGIRFHPSMNLSITKFLGFSQTLKNALSPYKLGGAAGGSDFDPKGKSDNEIMRFCQSFMSEMYRYLGPDKDLPSEEIGVGTREMGYLFGQYRRLAGHFQGSFTGPRIFWSGASLRTEATGYGLVFFAQLILADMNKELKGLRCVVSGSGKIAMHVLEKLIAYGALPITVSDSRGYLVDEEGFDYMKIALLRDIKAQQRSLRDYSKTYARSKYYDEAKPWNERCDVAFACASQNEIEQSDAINLVNAGCRLLVEGSNMPCTPEAADFLKKASVLIAPAMAAGTGGVVAGELELNHECSLMHWSPEDFESKLQEAMKQTYQRSMKAAADFGYQKENPEALVHGAVISSFLTIAQAMTDQGCV, from the exons ATGTTGCTGCCCAGCAGTGGATTCGGTATGAATTCAGCGATGGACGATATTAATTTGATTCAGCAAGCTCAGAGGCATCACTTGGTTGTAAGGGAGATTGGTGAAGAGATTGATCTAGAAATTGGACCCGGAGACGATGATCCTTCATTTGGTAACACTACACTAATTGGTGGCCCACCACGGGAATCTTCCACTGAAGAGCAGGGGGAGACGAAGCAGATGGAGATGGTTTCTCCGCTCCCTGGTGATGCTCAGGATATGTCGAAGACCCAACctgggaagaggaagaagaaagttGTTAAAAGATGGAGAGAGGAATGGGCAGACACCTACAAATGGGCTTATGTTGATATGAAAGATGGTACGGCTAGGATTTTTTGCTCTGTCTGCCGGGAGTATGGCAGGAAGCATAGAAGAAACCCTTATGGGAATGAGGGCAGTCGTAATATGCAGATGAGTGCTCTAGAGGAACACAATAATAGTTTGCTTCACAAAGAGGCTCTTCGTCTTCAAATGGCCTCTAAGGAGAAAATTACCACTGACAAGCCTATTTATGTAAAAG CTGGATCAATTCTCGAGGCTACACTAAAAAGGGATCCCCATGAGGCTGAGTTCATTCAGGCAGTTCAGGAAGCAGTTCATGCTCTAGAGAGAGTCATAGCGAAAAATTCTCA CTATATCAGGATCATGGAGCGCTTGGTGGAACCTGAACGTATGATTGTTTTCCGAGTACCGTGGGTGGATGATAGGGGTGAGACACATGTTAATCGGGGTTTTCGGGTACAATTCAACCAGTCAATGGGTCCATGTAGGGGTGGTATTCGTTTTCATCCATCAATGAATTTAAGCATTACCAAGTTTCTTGGTTTTTCACAG ACTTTAAAAAATGCATTATCGCCTTACAAATTGGGAGGAGCAGCAGGTGGAAGTGATTTTGATCCAAAAGGAAAAAGTGATAATGAG ATCATGCGATTTTGTCAAAGTTTCATGAGTGAGATGTATCGGTACTTGGGTCCTGACAAG GACCTTCCATCAGAGGAGATTGGCGTTGGTACTAGAGAAATGGGATATCTTTTTGGACAATATAGACGTCTAGCTGGTCATTTTCAA GGAAGTTTTACAGGACCAAGGATATTTTGGTCTGGAGCCAGTCTTCGAACTGAAGCTACTGGTTATGGCCTG GTTTTCTTTGCACAGCTCATACTTGCCGATATGAATAAAGAACTCAAAGGATTAAG ATGTGTTGTGAGTGGTTCTGGAAAGATTGCAATGCACGTTTTGGAGAAACTGATTGCTTATGGTGCCCTTCCTATCACAGTCTCAG ATTCAAGGGGATATTTGGTTGATGAAGAAGGATTTGACTACATGAAAATAGCATTATTGAGAGACATCAAAGCTCAACAAAGAAGTTTGAG AGACTATTCAAAGACCTATGCTCGGTCCAAATATTATGACGAAGCAAAACCCTGGAATGAAAGGTGTGATGTTGCATTTGCTTGTGCTTCGCAGAATGAAATTGAACAATCTGATGCCATTAATTTGGTTAATGCAGGTTGTCGTCTACTAGTCGaag GTTCCAACATGCCCTGTACTCCTGAGGCAGCTGACTTCCTAAAGAAAGCTAGTGTTCTCATTGCTCCTGCAATGGCTGCTGGCACTGGAGGG GTTGTGGCTGGAGAGCTTGAACTGAATCATGAATGCAGTTTGATGCACTGGTCGCCAGAGGATTTCGAATCTAAATTGCAG GAAGCAATGAAGCAGACTTATCAGAGGTCCATGAAAGCAGCAGCTGATTTTGGTTATCAAAAAGAAAATCCAGA GGCTTTGGTACATGGAGCAGTGATCTCATCCTTTCTGACCATTGCTCAAGCTATGACTGATCAAGGTTGTGTATAG
- the LOC107612661 gene encoding dof zinc finger protein DOF3.1, translating to MQDPTIFQPIKPQFPEQEQLKCPRCDSTNTKFCYYNNYNLSQPRHFCKNCRRYWTKGGALRNIPVGGGSRKNTKKSSTNNSSSKRLTSSSAPSSSSVSPSPSVSTPAQAASSAPESDSAQAYAAQPTVADQGPGLSFSSLLATSHLGSLLEGLNSNGSSLKMVQMNEFGVNVNSTGSVEPPVSSNSSRNPGLDVQSNGNNAESFLSMHNGDSSCWNNGSNGWSNLAIFTPGSSFQ from the coding sequence ATGCAAGACCCAACAATATTTCAACCCATCAAACCCCAATTTCCTGAACAAGAACAACTTAAATGCCCACGTTGCGACTCAACAAACACCAAATTCTGCTACTACAACAACTACAATCTCTCACAGCCACGCCATTTTTGTAAGAATTGCAGAAGGTATTGGACCAAAGGAGGTGCTCTTAGGAACATCCCAGTTGGTGGTGGAAGCAGGAAGAACACAAAAAAATCATCCACCAACAACTCCTCCTCCAAACGCCTTACATCATCATctgcaccatcatcatcatcagtatCCCCTTCACCATCCGTTTCCACTCCAGCACAGGCTGCTTCATCCGCTCCTGAATCCGACTCGGCCCAGGCCTACGCCGCCCAGCCTACTGTGGCTGATCAAGGCCCAGGCTTAAGCTTCAGTTCCCTATTGGCAACTAGCCATTTGGGGAGCCTATTGGAGGGTCTGAATTCAAATGGATCAAGTCTTAAAATGGTGCAAATGAATGAATTCGGAGTGAATGTGAATTCGACCGGTTCTGTTGAGCCGCCTGTGAGCTCGAATTCTAGTAGAAATCCAGGGTTGGATGTTCAGAGTAATGGCAATAATGCAGAGAGCTTTCTGAGTATGCATAATGGTGATTCAAGCTGTTGGAATAATGGTAGCAATGGATGGTCTAATCTTGCAATATTTACACCAGGATCAAGCTTTCAGTAG